One window of the Tubulanus polymorphus chromosome 11, tnTubPoly1.2, whole genome shotgun sequence genome contains the following:
- the LOC141912708 gene encoding uncharacterized protein LOC141912708 isoform X2: protein MEDRASTQRELKDVKQQLRFVEQQIQELIRRQEKLVNRKTELEEKLLAPQNDVSQPDIWSKNEFKWSEQVNNALKNVFNLSNFRPLQHQTINVTMACKDCILIMPTGGGKSLCYQLPAVISSGITLVISPLVSLMEDQLMALENLGIYAALLNASSTKEEVKHVHDAMTNQSSNLKLLYVTPEKLKQSKRFMSKVEKMYELGRLARIAIDEVHCCSQWGHDFRPDYKFLGILKRQFPSAPILGLTATATSKVLDDIKTILNIPKCVIFQDSFNRPNLYYEIRPKSSNHKDNMEEMQKLIKTSFPNQSGIIYCLSQKDSEDVARDLQTYGIKTGCYHARLDAKQRSRVHKKWLEGQIQVVVATIAFGMGIDKPDVRFVIHHSVSKSMENYYQESGRAGRDHRDARCILYFRLMDVFRQSTMVFTEQGGLEKLYNIIGYCLDTVKCRRTMIARHFGERWDSALCNKMCDHCSNNKKDVTRHCQEVLNILEKASLIETRLTAAKLVDAWLGKGPGHLKAEQKTSMIREQCEIVIGHMLLNGYLREDFHFTPYTTISYLITGAQANMLKGGKQVLIEFPIKSSVSGSNKRLTTERPSSTTNTKVVMNQLKPKFSVDPERSKSNSGGIPSISVDVATANDDESEIRKSARLSKSLKIAVSHIEMHDEDNDDGDVEIMEVDRRYRWAEPVSSHHAAIKRPNSSNSGNNTTSSSSDLNLSPLKVGPRKKQKTSSAASKTDRMEVEEADNEKKLDYVVLDSDDDDDFVDEKSKKVELVPVPVPRLLEAKSLVTNILRKRNHQKVDLSSTSSSDSLSSGGGSGDVIAVDDNDGEMSTSAGFKLRSWFSDENIDKKGKKTLKEALIEAGVANLENISEGEIEMVDNNRDDRNSKMDVAVDGAKDSNIAKERHLGKYENLKNEELLMKTESVIEIKSNDIVSFKPKSKVTENLLNAKNDFELSDVDCSHVSSDNGGATDDVSQICRVYAKQLSTIDTRNGDSSEDDESTSCNIRAQRRQIQPAESMETIDEADSSLLLDDDDDADSIEESLENIEKNLPRPDCGGFDVEETEFTPDSEAELEQLKDIYQRQLAEFAD, encoded by the exons ATGGAAG acCGCGCGTCGACTCAAAGAGAATTAAAAGATGTAAAACAACAATTGCGATTCGTCGAACAACAAATTCAAGAACTCATTCGCAGACAAGAAAAGCTCGTAAATCGTAAAACCGAACTTGAAGAAAAGCTGTTAGCTCCGCAGAACGATGTTTCTCAACCAGATATCTGGAGCAAGAATG AGTTTAAATGGAGTGAACAAGTGAACAATGCGCTGAAGAACGTTTTCAATCTGTCGAACTTCCGTCCTCTTCAACACCAAACGATTAACGTTACGATGGCCTGTAAAGATTGTATTCTCATCATGCCAACAGGTGGCGGTAAGAGTCTGTGTTATCAACTTCCTGCAGTGATAAGCTCCG GTATAACTCTTGTTATATCTCCGCTGGTTTCGTTGATGGAAGATCAGCTCATGGCTTTGGAGAATCTCGGAATTTATGCAGCACTTCTCAACGCCTCCAGTACGAAAGAAGAAGTTAAGCAT GTCCACGACGCGATGACGAACCAATCGTCGAATCTGAAATTGTTATACGTGACGCCAGAAAAACTGAAACAGAGCAAACGTTTCATGTCGAAAGTGGAGAAAATGTACGAACTCGGACGATTAGCTCGCATTGCTATCGATGAAGTACACTGTTGCTCTCAATGGGGACACGATTTTCGACCGG ATTACAAATTTCTGGGTATTTTGAAACGTCAGTTTCCAAGTGCGCCAATCCTCGGACTAACTGCCACAGCCACGTCTAAAGTACTCGACGACATCAAAACTATACTCAACATTCCGAAATGTGTGATATTCCAAGATTCCTTCAATCGACCGAATCTTTATTACGAG ATACGCCCGAAATCCTCCAACCATAAGGATAATATGGAAGAAATGCAGAAACTAATAAAAACTTCATTTCCTAATCAGTCAG GTATAATTTACTGTTTGAGTCAAAAAGACAGCGAAGACGTCGCGCGCGATTTACAAACGTACGGAATAAAAACTGGTTGTTATCACGCGAGACTCGACGCCAAACAGCGCAGTCGCGTTCACAAAAAATGGCTAGAAGGACAAATTCAG GTTGTCGTGGCGACGATTGCGTTCGGGATGGGAATCGACAAACCGGACGTACGATTCGTGATTCATCATTCGGTCAGTAAATCGATGGAGAATTACTATCAGGAGAGCGGCCGCGCCGGCCGAGACCACCGCGACGCTCGTTGTATCCTGTATTTCCGGTTGATGGACGTGTTCAGACAGAGCACGATGGTGTTCACCGAACAAggaggtctcgagaagctttACAACATCATCGGTTATTGTCTCGACACTGTAAA GTGTCGACGTACGATGATTGCCAGACATTTTGGCGAACGTTGGGACTCGGCGTTGTGTAACAAAATGTGCGATCATTGTTCTaacaataaaaaag ATGTGACTCGACATTGTCAAGAGGTGTTGAACATTCTCGAGAAAGCTAGTCTGATCGAGACGAGACTGACGGCGGCGAAATTAGTCGACGCTTGGCTCGGTAAAGGACCCGGACACCTGAAGGCTGAACAGAAAACGAGCATGATTCGCGAACAATGCGAGATTGTCATCGGACACATGCTGCTGAACGGGTATCTACGCGAAGATTTCCACTTCACTCCGTACACAACTATCAGTTATTTGATTACag GGGCTCAAGCGAACATGTTGAAAGGTGGTAAACAAGTGTTGATCGAATTTCCGATCAAATCTTCCGTATCCGGATCGAACAAACGTCTGACCACCGAACGACCTTCGTCGACGACGAACACGAAGGTCGTAATGAATCAACTAAAACCGAAATTTTCCGTTGACCCTGAACGATCGAAATCGAACAGCGGTGGAATACCGAGTATCAGCGTCGACGTGGCCACCGCGAACGACGACGAATCGGAAATTCGTAAATCGGCGCGTTTGAGCAAATCGTTGAAAATCGCCGTCAGTCACATTGAAATGCACGACGAGGACAACGACGATGGCGACGTCGAAATCATGGAGGTCGATCGTCGGTATCGGTGGGCCGAGCCGGTGTCGTCGCATCACGCGGCGATCAAACGACCGAACTCGTCGAACAGCGGTAACAACacgacgtcgtcgtcgtcggatTTAAACTTGTCGCCGCTGAAAGTCGGTCCGcgaaaaaaacagaaaacgtCGAGCGCCGCGTCGAAAACCGATCGCATGGAAGTCGAGGAGGCGGACAATGAGAAGAAACTCGACTACGTAGTTTTAGATagcgacgatgatgatgacttTGTCGACGAAAAGTCTAAAAAGGTCGAGCTGGTACCGGTACCGGTACCGCGTCTTCTCGAGGCGAAGTCTTTAGTGACGAATATTTTACGCAAGCGCAATCATCAAAAGGTAGATCTGTCGTCGACGTCGAGTTCTGATTCGCTGTCTTCCGGCGGTGGTAGCGGTGATGTGATCGCCGTCGACGACAATGACGGCGAAATGTCGACGTCTGCCGGTTTCAAACTACGTTCGTGGTTCAGCGACGAGAACATCGACAAGAAAGGTAAGAAAACGTTGAAAGAAGCGCTGATCGAAGCCGGCGTCGCGAATCTGGAAAACATCAGCGAGGGCGAAATCGAAATGGTCGATAATAACCGCGACGATCGGAATTCGAAGATGGACGTCGCGGTCGACGGCGCGAAAGATTCGAACATCGCGAAAGAGCGGCATTTAGGAAAATATGAGAATTTAAAGAATGAAGAGTTACTGATGAAAACTGAAAGCGTAATCGAGATAAAATCGAACGATATTGTTTCGTTTAAACCGAAATCAAAAGTTACCGAGAATTTGTTGAACGCGAAGAACGATTTTGAATTGTCGGATGTCGATTGTTCGCATGTGAGCAGTGATAACGGTGGCGCCACCGATGACGTCAGTCAAATCTGCCGCGTCTACGCGAAACAGTTGAGCACGATCGACACGCGAAACGGCGACTCATCGGAGGACGATGAGTCGACGTCGTGTAATATACGCGCGCAACGTCGACAAATTCAACCGGCCGAGAGTATGGAGACGATCGACGAGGCCGATTCGAGTTTATTGctcgatgacgacgacgacgccgaCAGCATCGAGGAATCGCTGGAGAATATCGAAAAGAATCTACCGCGACCCGACTGCGGCGGCTTCGACGTGGAGGAAACTGAATTCACGCCCGATTCGGAAGCGGAACTCGAGCAGTTGAAGGATATTTACCAACGACAATTGGCCGAATTTGCCGATTAG
- the LOC141912708 gene encoding uncharacterized protein LOC141912708 isoform X1, translating to MEDRASTQRELKDVKQQLRFVEQQIQELIRRQEKLVNRKTELEEKLLAPQNDVSQPDIWSKNEFKWSEQVNNALKNVFNLSNFRPLQHQTINVTMACKDCILIMPTGGGKSLCYQLPAVISSGITLVISPLVSLMEDQLMALENLGIYAALLNASSTKEEVKHVHDAMTNQSSNLKLLYVTPEKLKQSKRFMSKVEKMYELGRLARIAIDEVHCCSQWGHDFRPDYKFLGILKRQFPSAPILGLTATATSKVLDDIKTILNIPKCVIFQDSFNRPNLYYEIRPKSSNHKDNMEEMQKLIKTSFPNQSGIIYCLSQKDSEDVARDLQTYGIKTGCYHARLDAKQRSRVHKKWLEGQIQVVVATIAFGMGIDKPDVRFVIHHSVSKSMENYYQESGRAGRDHRDARCILYFRLMDVFRQSTMVFTEQGGLEKLYNIIGYCLDTVKCRRTMIARHFGERWDSALCNKMCDHCSNNKKEVISKDVTRHCQEVLNILEKASLIETRLTAAKLVDAWLGKGPGHLKAEQKTSMIREQCEIVIGHMLLNGYLREDFHFTPYTTISYLITGAQANMLKGGKQVLIEFPIKSSVSGSNKRLTTERPSSTTNTKVVMNQLKPKFSVDPERSKSNSGGIPSISVDVATANDDESEIRKSARLSKSLKIAVSHIEMHDEDNDDGDVEIMEVDRRYRWAEPVSSHHAAIKRPNSSNSGNNTTSSSSDLNLSPLKVGPRKKQKTSSAASKTDRMEVEEADNEKKLDYVVLDSDDDDDFVDEKSKKVELVPVPVPRLLEAKSLVTNILRKRNHQKVDLSSTSSSDSLSSGGGSGDVIAVDDNDGEMSTSAGFKLRSWFSDENIDKKGKKTLKEALIEAGVANLENISEGEIEMVDNNRDDRNSKMDVAVDGAKDSNIAKERHLGKYENLKNEELLMKTESVIEIKSNDIVSFKPKSKVTENLLNAKNDFELSDVDCSHVSSDNGGATDDVSQICRVYAKQLSTIDTRNGDSSEDDESTSCNIRAQRRQIQPAESMETIDEADSSLLLDDDDDADSIEESLENIEKNLPRPDCGGFDVEETEFTPDSEAELEQLKDIYQRQLAEFAD from the exons ATGGAAG acCGCGCGTCGACTCAAAGAGAATTAAAAGATGTAAAACAACAATTGCGATTCGTCGAACAACAAATTCAAGAACTCATTCGCAGACAAGAAAAGCTCGTAAATCGTAAAACCGAACTTGAAGAAAAGCTGTTAGCTCCGCAGAACGATGTTTCTCAACCAGATATCTGGAGCAAGAATG AGTTTAAATGGAGTGAACAAGTGAACAATGCGCTGAAGAACGTTTTCAATCTGTCGAACTTCCGTCCTCTTCAACACCAAACGATTAACGTTACGATGGCCTGTAAAGATTGTATTCTCATCATGCCAACAGGTGGCGGTAAGAGTCTGTGTTATCAACTTCCTGCAGTGATAAGCTCCG GTATAACTCTTGTTATATCTCCGCTGGTTTCGTTGATGGAAGATCAGCTCATGGCTTTGGAGAATCTCGGAATTTATGCAGCACTTCTCAACGCCTCCAGTACGAAAGAAGAAGTTAAGCAT GTCCACGACGCGATGACGAACCAATCGTCGAATCTGAAATTGTTATACGTGACGCCAGAAAAACTGAAACAGAGCAAACGTTTCATGTCGAAAGTGGAGAAAATGTACGAACTCGGACGATTAGCTCGCATTGCTATCGATGAAGTACACTGTTGCTCTCAATGGGGACACGATTTTCGACCGG ATTACAAATTTCTGGGTATTTTGAAACGTCAGTTTCCAAGTGCGCCAATCCTCGGACTAACTGCCACAGCCACGTCTAAAGTACTCGACGACATCAAAACTATACTCAACATTCCGAAATGTGTGATATTCCAAGATTCCTTCAATCGACCGAATCTTTATTACGAG ATACGCCCGAAATCCTCCAACCATAAGGATAATATGGAAGAAATGCAGAAACTAATAAAAACTTCATTTCCTAATCAGTCAG GTATAATTTACTGTTTGAGTCAAAAAGACAGCGAAGACGTCGCGCGCGATTTACAAACGTACGGAATAAAAACTGGTTGTTATCACGCGAGACTCGACGCCAAACAGCGCAGTCGCGTTCACAAAAAATGGCTAGAAGGACAAATTCAG GTTGTCGTGGCGACGATTGCGTTCGGGATGGGAATCGACAAACCGGACGTACGATTCGTGATTCATCATTCGGTCAGTAAATCGATGGAGAATTACTATCAGGAGAGCGGCCGCGCCGGCCGAGACCACCGCGACGCTCGTTGTATCCTGTATTTCCGGTTGATGGACGTGTTCAGACAGAGCACGATGGTGTTCACCGAACAAggaggtctcgagaagctttACAACATCATCGGTTATTGTCTCGACACTGTAAA GTGTCGACGTACGATGATTGCCAGACATTTTGGCGAACGTTGGGACTCGGCGTTGTGTAACAAAATGTGCGATCATTGTTCTaacaataaaaaag AGGTGATCAGCAAAGATGTGACTCGACATTGTCAAGAGGTGTTGAACATTCTCGAGAAAGCTAGTCTGATCGAGACGAGACTGACGGCGGCGAAATTAGTCGACGCTTGGCTCGGTAAAGGACCCGGACACCTGAAGGCTGAACAGAAAACGAGCATGATTCGCGAACAATGCGAGATTGTCATCGGACACATGCTGCTGAACGGGTATCTACGCGAAGATTTCCACTTCACTCCGTACACAACTATCAGTTATTTGATTACag GGGCTCAAGCGAACATGTTGAAAGGTGGTAAACAAGTGTTGATCGAATTTCCGATCAAATCTTCCGTATCCGGATCGAACAAACGTCTGACCACCGAACGACCTTCGTCGACGACGAACACGAAGGTCGTAATGAATCAACTAAAACCGAAATTTTCCGTTGACCCTGAACGATCGAAATCGAACAGCGGTGGAATACCGAGTATCAGCGTCGACGTGGCCACCGCGAACGACGACGAATCGGAAATTCGTAAATCGGCGCGTTTGAGCAAATCGTTGAAAATCGCCGTCAGTCACATTGAAATGCACGACGAGGACAACGACGATGGCGACGTCGAAATCATGGAGGTCGATCGTCGGTATCGGTGGGCCGAGCCGGTGTCGTCGCATCACGCGGCGATCAAACGACCGAACTCGTCGAACAGCGGTAACAACacgacgtcgtcgtcgtcggatTTAAACTTGTCGCCGCTGAAAGTCGGTCCGcgaaaaaaacagaaaacgtCGAGCGCCGCGTCGAAAACCGATCGCATGGAAGTCGAGGAGGCGGACAATGAGAAGAAACTCGACTACGTAGTTTTAGATagcgacgatgatgatgacttTGTCGACGAAAAGTCTAAAAAGGTCGAGCTGGTACCGGTACCGGTACCGCGTCTTCTCGAGGCGAAGTCTTTAGTGACGAATATTTTACGCAAGCGCAATCATCAAAAGGTAGATCTGTCGTCGACGTCGAGTTCTGATTCGCTGTCTTCCGGCGGTGGTAGCGGTGATGTGATCGCCGTCGACGACAATGACGGCGAAATGTCGACGTCTGCCGGTTTCAAACTACGTTCGTGGTTCAGCGACGAGAACATCGACAAGAAAGGTAAGAAAACGTTGAAAGAAGCGCTGATCGAAGCCGGCGTCGCGAATCTGGAAAACATCAGCGAGGGCGAAATCGAAATGGTCGATAATAACCGCGACGATCGGAATTCGAAGATGGACGTCGCGGTCGACGGCGCGAAAGATTCGAACATCGCGAAAGAGCGGCATTTAGGAAAATATGAGAATTTAAAGAATGAAGAGTTACTGATGAAAACTGAAAGCGTAATCGAGATAAAATCGAACGATATTGTTTCGTTTAAACCGAAATCAAAAGTTACCGAGAATTTGTTGAACGCGAAGAACGATTTTGAATTGTCGGATGTCGATTGTTCGCATGTGAGCAGTGATAACGGTGGCGCCACCGATGACGTCAGTCAAATCTGCCGCGTCTACGCGAAACAGTTGAGCACGATCGACACGCGAAACGGCGACTCATCGGAGGACGATGAGTCGACGTCGTGTAATATACGCGCGCAACGTCGACAAATTCAACCGGCCGAGAGTATGGAGACGATCGACGAGGCCGATTCGAGTTTATTGctcgatgacgacgacgacgccgaCAGCATCGAGGAATCGCTGGAGAATATCGAAAAGAATCTACCGCGACCCGACTGCGGCGGCTTCGACGTGGAGGAAACTGAATTCACGCCCGATTCGGAAGCGGAACTCGAGCAGTTGAAGGATATTTACCAACGACAATTGGCCGAATTTGCCGATTAG